A single genomic interval of Macadamia integrifolia cultivar HAES 741 chromosome 6, SCU_Mint_v3, whole genome shotgun sequence harbors:
- the LOC122081954 gene encoding dolichyl-diphosphooligosaccharide--protein glycosyltransferase subunit 2, with protein sequence MARNLVFLVLFLSLYLCQAAIFQPITNDHRSAALELLAPVDGSYGSLEETYEAVRTFQVLGIEKAADINKATCSIVVEKLGSSSSSPKDLFYALRVNSIVKCNINVDNFEVMASKLQAVVKDANSLVDLYYSIGGLVLIKDEDSGSNVHLGDADGIFHSIKALSQSDGRWRYSSSGAESSTYAAGLALEALAGVVVLASSEVDQSMIGTVKNDIVKLFDSLERYDDGAFYFDEKLEHQGPLSATASVVRGVTAFAAVTSGNLNLPGDKIMGLANFFLGIGVPGTSKDLFDQIDSLACLENNRFFIPLILSLPASVHSLATRDLLKVKVNTVLGSNSPPLTVKLVKAFSSGSKDTPIVENKELKFDPESSIHSLDVLPKTLDVGKYIFVFEVVLHDPEHKKIYATGGQSQVPIFFTGVIKINNAEIVVLDSDLGSVETKQKLDLSGETGVSLSANHLQKLRLSFQLTTPLGHVFKPHQVVLKLKHETKVEHIFVVGNSGKQFEIVLDFLSLVEKFYYLSGMYDIQLTVGDAAMENSFLKALGHVELDLPEPPEKATRPPPQPVDPYTRYGSKPEITHIFRAPERHPAKELALAFLGLTLVPFIGFIIGLLCLKVNLKNFPTSAVPATFAVLFHVGIASVLLLFLLFWLKLDLFTTLKAVGFLGAFLLFVGHRTLSHLASASAKMKSA encoded by the exons ATGGCCAGAAATCTGGTGTTTCTGGTTCTGTTTCTCTCACTATACTTGTGCCAAGCCGCGATCTTTCAACCTATAACGAATGATCATCGATCTGCTGCTTTAGAGCTTTTAGCACCGGTCGATGGATCTTACGGAAG CTTGGAGGAGACATATGAAGCAGTGAGAACATTTCAGGTTCTTGGCATAGAAAAGGCTGCTGATATAAATAAAGCAACATGCTCAATTGTTGTAGAAAAACTTGGGTCATCATCTTCAAGTCCAAAGGATTTGTTTTATGCCTTAAGAGTTAATAGTATCGTGAAGTGCAATATTAATGTGGATAATTTTGAG GTTATGGCTTCAAAACTTCAAGCAGTTGTCAAGGATGCAAATTCATTAGTTGACCTTTATTATTCAATTGGAGGCTTGGTTCTTATTAAG GATGAGGACTCTGGAAGCAATGTACATCTTGGGGATGCAGATGGaatttttcattcaattaaG GCCCTCAGCCAGAGTGATGGGAGGTGGCGCTATAGCTCTAGTGGTGCTGAGTCTAGTACTTATGCTGCTG ggctAGCACTTGAAGCACTTGCTGGAGTTGTTGTACTAGCTTCCTCTGAAGTTGATCAATCTATG ATTGGTACAGTGAAAAATGACATAGTAAAGCTTTTTGACAGTCTTGAGAGATATG ATGATGGTGCCTTCTACTTTGATGAGAAACTTGAGCATCAAGGCCCTCTTTCAGCCACTGCATCTGTGGTACGTGGCGTAACAGCATTTGCAGCCGTTACATCTGGAAACCTGAAT CTTCCAGGTGATAAAATCATGGGTTTGGCCAACTTTTTCCTTGGAATTGGAGTTCCTGGCACTTCCAAAGACTTATTTGACCAGATAGATTCGTTGGCTTGCTTAGAGAACAATAG GTTTTTCATTCCACTGATTTTGTCACTTCCAGCTTCTGTGCATTCCTTAGCTACAAGAGACCTTCTGAAG GTAAAAGTTAACACCGTTCTGGGATCCAATTCACCTCCATTAACAGTGAAACTTGTGAAAGCTTTCAGTTCTGGTTCAAAAGATACGCCAATAGTTGAGAATAAG GAACTCAAATTTGACCCAGAAAGCTCAATTCATTCCTTGGATGTCCTGCCAAAGACTCTCGATGTTGGGAagtatatatttgtttttgaG GTTGTGCTTCATGATCCTGAGCATAAGAAAATATATGCTACTGGAGGCCAGTCTCAAGTGCCGATATTTTTCACTGGAGTCATCAAAATTAACAATGCAGAAATTGTGGTGCTAGATAGTGACCTTGGAAGCGTCGAGACCAAACAAAA ATTAGATTTATCAGGGGAAACTGGTGTGTCGCTGTCAGCAAACCATCTGCAGAAGTTGCGTTTGTCATTTCAGTTGACGACTCCTCTTGGCCATGTTTTCAAGCCACATCAG GTGGTCCTTAAGTTGAAACATGAAACCAAAGTTGAGCATATCTTTGTGGTGGGGAACTCTGGAAAACAGTTTGAGATAGTACTA GATTTCCTCAGTCTAGTTGAGAAGTTCTACTATCTCTCTGGAATGTATGACATTCAACTTACAGTTGGTGATGCTGccatg GAAAACTCATTCTTGAAGGCTTTGGGCCATGTTGAGTTAGATCTACCAGAGCCACCAGAGAAGGCAACACGTCCTCCTCCACAACCTGTTGATCCCTACACAAGATATGGATCGAAACCAGAAATAACCCATATCTTCAGGGCACCAGAGAGACATCCGGCCAAGGAACTTGCTCTTGCCTTCTTGGGTCTTACGCTTGTACCATTCATTGGTTTTATAATTGGG TTATTATGTCTCAAAGTGAACCTAAAGAACTTCCCTACTTCAGCCGTACCAGCTACATTTGCTGTACTCTTCCATGTTGGCATTGCATCCGTTCTTTTGCTTTTCCTGCTTTTCTGGTTGAAG TTGGATTTGTTCACGACACTGAAGGCTGTTGGGTTCTTGGGAGCTTTTCTGTTATTTGTCGGACACAGGACTCTATCTCACCTTGCCTCAGCATCGGCAAAGATGAAATCCGCCTAG